A genome region from Bombilactobacillus bombi includes the following:
- a CDS encoding 2,3-diphosphoglycerate-dependent phosphoglycerate mutase — translation MAKLVFIRHGQSEWNLSNQFTGWVDVDLSEEGVKQAKNAGKLLKAEGIEFDQAYTSVLTRAIKTLHYALEECGQLWIPETKTWRLNERHYGALQGLNKAETAEKYGDEQVHIWRRSYDTLPPLLKETDEGSAAKDRRYSHLDPRAIPGGENLKVTLERVIPFWEDQIAPDLIDGKNVIIAAHGNSLRALTKYIEDISDDDIMNLEMATGQPVVYDLDEHLNVKSKNKLG, via the coding sequence ATGGCAAAATTAGTATTTATTCGTCACGGTCAAAGTGAATGGAATTTATCAAACCAATTTACTGGTTGGGTTGATGTTGATTTAAGTGAAGAAGGCGTTAAGCAAGCTAAGAATGCTGGTAAGTTATTAAAAGCTGAAGGCATTGAATTTGATCAAGCTTATACTTCAGTTTTGACACGCGCTATTAAGACTTTGCATTATGCTTTAGAAGAATGCGGCCAATTGTGGATTCCTGAAACCAAAACTTGGCGCTTGAATGAACGTCACTATGGTGCTTTACAAGGCTTAAATAAAGCTGAAACTGCTGAAAAATATGGTGATGAACAAGTGCATATTTGGCGCCGTTCATATGATACTTTACCACCATTATTGAAAGAAACTGATGAAGGTTCTGCAGCTAAGGATCGTCGTTATAGCCATTTGGATCCACGGGCTATTCCTGGTGGAGAAAACTTAAAAGTTACTTTGGAACGGGTTATTCCTTTCTGGGAAGATCAAATTGCCCCTGATTTAATTGATGGCAAAAATGTAATCATCGCAGCTCATGGTAATTCTTTACGTGCTTTGACCAAGTATATTGAAGATATTTCCGATGATGATATTATGAATTTGGAAATGGCTACTGGCCAACCTGTTGTGTATGATTTAGATGAACATTTGAATGTAAAGAGCAAGAACAAATTAGGTTAA
- a CDS encoding AI-2E family transporter: MKIYHNFVKNVPLRRLCVLIFCILIIWLMRQIMSTVLLTFVFTFLSVNFIRQIQHHVKLSPFWIITPLYLIIIGLIYLLATHYIPNIIDSTFSLLKKVFNFYDSNKVQSDPVIAFLVESAKNLKLDDQIKTGITEIWRYVTSIGAVGFTIVISFLLSYFYSFEVDWMNQFGRAFEDSKVSWLFEDIHFFAKKFVNTFGVVLEAQVIIAVVNTILTAIALTILKFSSVPSLAMMVFFLSMIPVAGVIISLIPLSIIGYTVGGLQTMIYVWIAILAIHALETYVLNPKLMSSRTHLPIFVTFVVLLISEQLLGTWGLIVGIPIFTFFLDVLGVQTTNK; the protein is encoded by the coding sequence ATGAAAATTTATCATAATTTTGTGAAAAATGTGCCGTTAAGACGGTTATGTGTGCTGATATTTTGTATTTTGATAATTTGGTTAATGCGCCAAATAATGAGTACCGTGCTGCTGACTTTTGTTTTTACATTTTTGTCAGTTAATTTTATTCGGCAGATACAACACCATGTAAAATTAAGTCCCTTTTGGATTATTACGCCCCTTTATTTAATTATTATTGGGTTAATCTATTTGTTAGCTACTCACTACATTCCGAATATTATTGATTCAACATTTAGTTTGTTGAAAAAAGTTTTTAATTTTTATGATAGCAATAAAGTTCAAAGTGACCCCGTAATTGCCTTTTTGGTTGAGAGTGCCAAGAATTTAAAACTAGATGACCAAATTAAAACTGGCATAACTGAAATTTGGCGTTATGTTACAAGCATTGGGGCTGTTGGTTTTACAATTGTGATTTCATTTTTATTGAGTTATTTTTATAGTTTTGAAGTCGATTGGATGAATCAATTTGGACGTGCGTTTGAGGATAGCAAAGTCAGCTGGCTTTTTGAAGATATCCATTTCTTTGCTAAGAAGTTTGTGAATACCTTTGGAGTAGTGTTAGAAGCCCAAGTAATTATTGCGGTTGTGAATACGATTTTAACTGCTATTGCTTTGACTATTTTGAAGTTTTCGAGTGTTCCTAGTTTAGCAATGATGGTGTTCTTCTTGTCGATGATTCCAGTCGCGGGTGTGATTATTTCGTTAATTCCCCTGTCAATTATTGGATATACGGTAGGTGGTTTGCAGACGATGATTTATGTATGGATTGCAATTTTAGCTATTCATGCTTTGGAAACTTACGTTTTGAATCCCAAATTGATGTCTAGTCGGACCCATTTACCCATTTTTGTGACTTTTGTAGTTTTACTAATTTCAGAACAACTATTAGGAACTTGGGGATTAATTGTCGGTATTCCAATTTTTACTTTCTTTTTGGATGTTTTGGGCGTGCAAACAACCAATAAGTAA
- the efp gene encoding elongation factor P translates to MISAVDLRAGMTFIQNNKLIKVMSADHHKPGKGNTVMRLKLKDLRTGAITDTTMHPDVKLEQAIIDTKDVQYLYTQDQAAVFMDLETYEQYEVPLDLISYETKFLEENMNVKIDFYGSEVVGISLPTTVTLEVTDTQPSIKGATVSGSGKPATMNTGLVVSVPDFINVGDKLEINTQDGSYVKRANK, encoded by the coding sequence ATGATTTCAGCTGTTGATTTACGTGCAGGAATGACCTTTATCCAAAATAATAAATTAATTAAGGTGATGAGTGCTGATCATCACAAACCTGGAAAAGGCAACACCGTTATGCGGTTAAAACTTAAGGACTTACGCACTGGAGCGATTACTGATACAACAATGCATCCTGATGTTAAGTTAGAGCAAGCAATTATTGATACCAAAGATGTTCAGTACTTATATACACAAGACCAAGCGGCAGTGTTTATGGACTTAGAGACTTACGAACAATATGAAGTACCTTTAGATTTAATTAGCTACGAGACCAAATTCTTGGAAGAAAACATGAACGTGAAGATTGATTTTTATGGGAGCGAAGTTGTGGGAATTTCCTTGCCAACAACAGTTACTTTAGAGGTAACGGATACCCAACCTTCAATCAAAGGTGCCACCGTTTCAGGTTCAGGCAAGCCGGCTACGATGAATACTGGTTTGGTAGTTTCAGTGCCAGATTTTATTAATGTGGGTGATAAATTAGAGATTAATACACAAGACGGCAGCTATGTCAAACGAGCTAATAAATAG
- a CDS encoding BspA family leucine-rich repeat surface protein, protein MLYKFKIAHKNKAFLASVVIIELIWLLFTTVMPARAAFGTNLTQWPKVSTNLKTQIDSKYAFSPTLSAQTQISVSNVSGANRAALDSDDDANTLKFTPSGSGNMRFTILYTNIGFSNKGKSMDATVVVTTAGTIDWIKATPVGHLQLHGTANNMSAAATVNFLEHGTNTPASVSGHLTFANVNSLKVVSMNLAAFDQIYCAPNTDLEYNAGSGGLTNLSGARNVKGDTVKFTGTFSDKSSLSYSFSGTSYFQIDTGFELGSMVDVTIPKANKTGIEDDTVTTRSLTKSDQVPIQVTNMMTSRLDPRTWEIPNLTKPRSNVNNFKNQLLTPKAVSGTSSVDIWQVRPLYTISQFITEKSSGYLSNYQITDKLDPIWTLTPDSPGTAADVIDKITITDESKKTYDSKTFTAKVDSSNNLTIKATEAALKDKNFYGHIYTFVINGAFTKTADNKFPEDTTAARYEAKSNIANASYTIASSNKVNSEDTLNVTNKINYPNPPTLKIDDMYSVKNKINGTISDSLSHGNDINYLDLTITYTDTTGATKTAPLNIETPTTTLGHENRIINSAPGSNISFQANLPSDIKNNDTSTSNQPFTITAEDNYGIKGQTIANLKPWWDVKNGTLTIHDHDINLNAKSAADWPWDNQRADINKVVFETGVTAFQSLDYMFQGMPKLTDLDLTSMDMRQVTSTTKMLDGATGLSSFVLGPNTCFPSDIALPLKTADTGNWHGVGSGTKTSPNGIMLTSSELADKYKNGAAQENYVLDKAKWWNLDSDGTLSIYAHNINTTINSLKDWDWYSVKDSVKKVDIKPGVIVSAKNADNQYTTQYMFQDMSKVKKINGLENLDTSKVQDMEAMFQGEVAIDEISGIKNLNTSNVTNMRTMFRYCYKLKSLDLSNFDMSKVENTENMFYLDYRLAELTLSDKTKFVQDPDLTAAQLKPGDTSSTQISTKWRSVDINNGGTVIAPKGKALTNKDIIVLYTNKVGPKETYVWENNWWDFDSKSGTLTIYPHQIDINASAASSWPWDGLRSNITKVSLASNVSAINSLQGMFQGMSSLTSIDGLNGFDTSQVTSMFSMFKDDSSLASLDLSNQFKTDKVNDMRNMFSNCEALTKLDVSNFNTPNLTEIGSIFSGCSNLTEIDGLNKFTTDKVHTMDSLFYNDGKLTSVDLSSFNMSSMTKENDIFSGCSALRQIKLGPAVQLVDNCGLPEAPGDGRSIGNNYNNTNKWQAVGLGDVNNPKGDSLTVRELIAKYPPKNSNPSETYVWDQNWWDVTGGILSIYTHTIDYPYNGSAIAPKWPWEAQDSIIEKVIFKGNVSTANNANLQNMFAHMTNLTTIEGLDKLNTNNAANMHAMFWKDASLTSVDISMLDMTNVKDTEAMFAETKISEITLGKNTRFIQSPGLPDNPTGTKKWHAKNSLNTDVTADNLLSAQDIINKYQKGADKQTYVWDSRWWVLDNNKLIIYPHNITLQADKGTNIKSTDWPWDSYRSSITTADIKPGVKVDSTAGMFLGMNALTSINGLGNLDTAAVTDMSNMFQSDTALRSLPNLNTLNTQNVIDMSGMFQWTPYLTTLDLSNFNTSNVTKMDKMFMRTSWGTGLQTLDISHFDMSKVTSSSNMFTNDTQLWQLTLGPKVQLSADCGLPDAPGRGDAIGNNNHNNTSKWQAVGSTKDPNKPIGDVFTVSALIAKYSKANNNPTETYTWDQRWWDITDDKTLNIYQHTIDYQYDNTVNAPEWPWRYQLNDIHTVDFKGHVDTIDNPNIQNMFAHMTNLSSISGLNQLDIKKAHSTRAMFWDTALSSLDISSFNMKNVQDTNSMLKTSSLSKITLGSDNRFPNDPGLPDNPNGTKKWKELLNGDSDTAPTGEMIDTGAIIDKYAQGSDKVRTYVWDPAWWYLDTTGTLNIYQHKIINLLSTNLQPSNWPWDNNRDQVRSIKVNPGVEVSAGISVASPSVRYMFANMSNLTSVSGLENIKVNVAANDYTVDMSHLFENCTNLTTLDLSTLDMSHAYYTSDIFSGDTKLSQLTLGNKTTFPEDPSLPAAPAKDSDTNGNTQKWRAVGTGATIDSPKGDRLTSIEVASRYPYKGTNGPQETYVWDNAWWDYDQNTKTLTIHKHNIDLGVTSYTQWPWYDTKGTIINNVVNVNIDPGVKVDSTAGMFLGMKALTSINGLGNLDTAAVTDMSNMFQSDTALRSLPDLNTLNTQNVIDMSGMFQWTPYLTTLDLSNFNTSNVTKMDKMFMRTSWGTGLQTLDISHFDMSKVTSSSSMFTNDTQLWQLTLGPKVQLSADCGLPDAPGSDKTSMLMPGSQLADKHYNNTSKWQAVGNGGVYNPTGDALTVKDLIAKYPRGTINPSETYVWDQRWWLLDNNTLTIYPHIIDVNSTGVKDWPWYSALDDIKTIDIKPGVVAKHSIKSMFYGMKNLTTISGLSNMDTSEVTNFYAMFFYDKKLLSLDLSKMEISQGANTTGIFGQDNSLWKIILGPKTNLKNSQLPAAPGGDTSFPENPNYVSRTSDWQEVLTTNDDYHPSGDTIKANVLSNYQGDGSSTHTYVWVPSEAGYLTLIKTPEDVEFNLINYPTYFGLQKSKSAQKFEVDDTRAINSDWQLLAYGSQFKSVNGNKGLTGIEFDYKGIKFGEGTSVILKDHSGSKFNSKYQWSLTDNGQPGIQLDIPTTLRPESGKYHGTITYELRNSI, encoded by the coding sequence ATGCTTTATAAATTTAAGATTGCGCATAAGAACAAAGCATTCTTAGCTAGTGTAGTAATTATTGAGTTGATTTGGTTGTTATTTACAACAGTAATGCCAGCTAGGGCCGCTTTTGGTACTAATTTAACACAATGGCCTAAAGTCAGTACGAATTTAAAAACTCAGATTGATAGTAAGTATGCCTTTTCGCCAACGCTTAGTGCGCAAACTCAGATATCTGTCTCCAATGTAAGTGGGGCTAATCGTGCTGCTTTGGATTCTGATGATGATGCGAATACGTTGAAGTTTACACCATCTGGTTCAGGTAATATGAGATTTACAATTTTATATACCAATATTGGATTTTCTAATAAAGGCAAATCAATGGATGCTACTGTAGTTGTTACCACTGCCGGAACTATTGACTGGATTAAAGCAACTCCTGTAGGACATCTGCAGCTTCATGGGACAGCCAACAATATGAGTGCTGCAGCAACAGTTAATTTTTTAGAACATGGGACCAACACTCCTGCTAGTGTATCTGGACATTTAACCTTTGCTAATGTTAATAGTTTAAAAGTTGTCAGTATGAATTTGGCTGCCTTTGACCAAATTTATTGTGCGCCTAATACTGATTTGGAGTACAATGCGGGATCCGGCGGTTTGACTAACTTATCTGGAGCAAGAAATGTTAAAGGAGACACAGTCAAGTTTACGGGTACTTTTAGTGATAAATCGAGTTTGAGTTATTCTTTTAGTGGAACTTCATATTTTCAGATAGATACTGGATTTGAATTAGGTTCGATGGTTGATGTAACCATCCCCAAAGCCAATAAAACGGGAATTGAAGATGATACAGTGACTACAAGGAGTTTAACTAAGTCAGATCAAGTCCCTATTCAAGTCACCAATATGATGACTTCCAGATTAGATCCCCGTACGTGGGAAATTCCTAATTTAACTAAGCCCCGCAGTAATGTTAATAATTTTAAAAATCAGTTACTTACTCCTAAGGCAGTTTCAGGTACAAGTTCAGTGGACATCTGGCAAGTACGTCCTTTATATACAATTTCCCAATTCATTACTGAAAAATCTAGTGGATATTTAAGTAATTATCAGATTACAGATAAGCTCGATCCAATTTGGACTTTAACGCCTGATTCACCTGGAACTGCTGCCGACGTCATTGATAAAATTACTATTACTGACGAAAGCAAGAAAACTTACGACAGTAAAACCTTTACGGCTAAAGTTGATAGCTCTAATAATTTAACTATTAAAGCGACCGAAGCCGCTTTGAAAGATAAGAATTTTTACGGACATATTTATACTTTTGTGATTAATGGAGCTTTTACGAAGACAGCTGATAATAAATTTCCAGAAGATACAACAGCTGCAAGATATGAAGCTAAAAGCAATATTGCTAATGCCAGTTATACTATTGCTAGTTCTAATAAGGTTAATTCTGAAGATACTTTAAATGTAACAAACAAGATTAACTATCCTAATCCACCAACTTTAAAGATTGATGATATGTACAGTGTTAAAAATAAGATCAATGGCACTATTAGTGATTCTTTGTCTCATGGTAATGATATTAATTATTTAGATTTAACAATTACTTATACGGACACAACTGGCGCAACGAAGACTGCTCCTTTAAATATTGAAACTCCTACGACTACGCTAGGACATGAAAATCGCATTATTAATAGCGCACCGGGATCTAATATTAGTTTTCAAGCTAACTTACCTAGTGATATTAAAAATAATGATACTAGTACTTCTAATCAGCCCTTTACTATTACAGCTGAAGATAATTATGGTATTAAGGGACAGACAATCGCTAATCTTAAGCCCTGGTGGGATGTCAAAAATGGAACTTTGACAATTCATGATCATGATATCAATCTAAATGCCAAAAGTGCTGCTGATTGGCCTTGGGATAATCAACGCGCTGATATCAATAAAGTAGTTTTTGAAACAGGAGTGACCGCTTTTCAATCTTTGGATTATATGTTCCAGGGGATGCCTAAATTAACAGATTTAGATCTCACTTCAATGGATATGAGACAAGTAACTTCTACCACTAAAATGTTAGATGGAGCGACAGGCTTATCATCCTTTGTATTAGGTCCTAACACTTGTTTTCCTAGTGATATAGCCTTGCCTCTTAAAACTGCGGATACTGGTAATTGGCATGGAGTTGGCAGTGGGACAAAGACGAGTCCTAATGGTATTATGCTCACTTCCTCTGAATTAGCAGATAAATATAAAAATGGAGCTGCTCAAGAAAACTATGTTCTTGATAAAGCAAAATGGTGGAATCTTGATAGTGATGGTACGTTGTCAATTTACGCTCACAATATTAACACTACTATTAACTCACTTAAAGATTGGGACTGGTATAGTGTAAAGGATAGTGTGAAAAAAGTAGACATTAAACCTGGAGTTATTGTTAGTGCTAAAAATGCAGATAATCAATATACCACTCAATATATGTTTCAAGATATGAGTAAGGTAAAGAAGATAAACGGCTTAGAAAATTTAGATACAAGTAAAGTTCAAGACATGGAGGCTATGTTCCAAGGCGAAGTAGCCATTGATGAAATAAGCGGGATAAAGAATTTAAACACTAGCAACGTAACTAATATGCGTACTATGTTCAGATATTGTTATAAATTAAAATCTCTGGATTTAAGTAATTTTGACATGTCTAAAGTTGAAAATACCGAAAATATGTTTTACTTAGATTATCGATTAGCAGAATTAACTTTAAGTGATAAAACTAAATTTGTTCAAGATCCTGATTTGACAGCAGCTCAATTAAAACCTGGTGATACAAGCTCTACACAGATATCAACTAAATGGCGCAGCGTTGATATTAATAATGGCGGAACTGTCATAGCACCAAAGGGTAAAGCTTTGACTAATAAAGACATTATTGTTTTATATACTAATAAAGTAGGTCCAAAAGAAACTTACGTCTGGGAAAATAATTGGTGGGATTTTGATTCCAAAAGTGGAACATTGACAATTTATCCGCACCAAATTGATATAAATGCATCTGCTGCTTCTTCTTGGCCATGGGATGGTCTACGGAGCAATATTACTAAAGTATCTTTGGCATCCAATGTCAGTGCAATAAACTCTCTTCAAGGTATGTTTCAAGGAATGAGTTCGTTAACTAGTATCGATGGTTTGAATGGCTTTGATACTAGTCAAGTAACATCAATGTTTTCAATGTTTAAAGATGATAGTTCATTAGCCAGCTTAGATTTAAGTAATCAATTTAAGACTGATAAAGTCAATGATATGCGTAATATGTTTTCTAACTGTGAAGCTTTAACCAAACTTGACGTGAGCAATTTTAATACGCCCAACCTAACAGAAATAGGTAGTATCTTTAGTGGTTGTTCTAATCTAACAGAAATTGATGGACTCAATAAGTTTACTACTGACAAAGTTCATACAATGGACAGTTTATTCTATAATGATGGCAAGTTAACATCTGTGGATTTGAGTAGTTTTAATATGAGTAGCATGACTAAGGAAAACGACATCTTCAGTGGTTGCTCAGCTTTGCGGCAAATAAAGTTAGGTCCAGCGGTACAATTAGTGGATAATTGTGGTCTTCCAGAAGCACCAGGAGATGGCCGTAGTATTGGTAATAATTATAATAATACTAATAAATGGCAAGCGGTTGGCTTGGGCGATGTTAACAATCCCAAAGGGGATTCTTTAACCGTTCGAGAACTAATCGCTAAATATCCTCCAAAAAACAGCAATCCTTCTGAAACTTATGTCTGGGATCAAAATTGGTGGGATGTAACAGGCGGTATATTATCTATTTATACTCATACTATCGATTATCCATACAATGGCTCAGCTATTGCGCCCAAATGGCCTTGGGAAGCTCAGGATTCAATTATTGAAAAAGTGATATTCAAAGGCAATGTATCTACAGCAAACAATGCTAATCTACAAAATATGTTTGCTCATATGACCAACCTTACTACTATTGAAGGGCTAGATAAGTTAAATACTAATAATGCTGCTAATATGCACGCAATGTTTTGGAAGGATGCCAGCCTTACTAGTGTAGATATTAGTATGTTAGATATGACTAACGTAAAAGACACGGAAGCAATGTTTGCAGAGACTAAGATAAGTGAAATAACCTTAGGAAAAAACACCCGCTTTATTCAATCACCAGGTTTACCAGATAATCCTACAGGCACCAAAAAATGGCATGCAAAAAACAGTTTGAATACTGATGTAACCGCAGATAACTTGTTAAGTGCACAAGATATTATTAATAAATATCAAAAAGGTGCTGATAAGCAGACATATGTTTGGGATAGCCGATGGTGGGTGCTTGATAATAATAAATTAATTATTTATCCACATAATATTACTTTACAAGCAGATAAGGGGACTAATATTAAATCGACTGACTGGCCTTGGGATTCCTATCGTTCCAGTATCACAACAGCAGATATTAAACCCGGGGTTAAAGTTGATAGTACTGCTGGTATGTTCTTGGGAATGAATGCTTTAACTTCAATTAATGGATTAGGTAATTTGGATACTGCAGCGGTTACTGATATGAGTAATATGTTTCAATCAGATACAGCTTTGCGCTCGCTTCCTAATCTGAATACTTTAAATACTCAAAATGTCATAGATATGTCAGGTATGTTCCAATGGACGCCGTATTTGACGACCTTAGATTTAAGTAATTTTAATACGTCCAACGTTACTAAAATGGATAAAATGTTTATGCGGACTAGTTGGGGTACAGGATTACAAACGTTAGATATTAGTCATTTTGATATGAGCAAAGTAACGTCGTCTTCCAATATGTTTACCAATGATACTCAATTATGGCAGTTGACATTAGGCCCTAAAGTTCAATTATCCGCCGATTGTGGTTTGCCAGATGCACCTGGTCGTGGCGATGCTATTGGTAATAATAATCATAACAATACCAGTAAATGGCAAGCTGTTGGTAGTACAAAGGATCCCAACAAGCCAATAGGCGATGTATTCACTGTTAGTGCATTAATTGCTAAGTACTCTAAAGCAAATAATAATCCAACAGAAACTTATACTTGGGATCAACGTTGGTGGGATATTACTGATGACAAGACATTAAATATTTATCAACATACCATTGATTATCAATACGATAACACAGTTAACGCGCCGGAATGGCCGTGGCGTTATCAGTTGAATGATATTCACACTGTAGATTTTAAGGGTCACGTTGATACCATAGATAATCCCAATATACAAAATATGTTTGCTCATATGACTAATTTAAGTTCGATTAGTGGATTAAATCAATTGGATATTAAAAAAGCACATAGTACCCGAGCGATGTTTTGGGATACTGCTTTATCTAGCTTGGATATTAGTAGCTTCAATATGAAAAATGTTCAAGATACTAATTCGATGCTTAAAACTTCCAGCCTCAGTAAAATAACTCTAGGTTCTGATAACCGGTTTCCTAATGATCCCGGTTTGCCAGATAATCCTAATGGTACTAAAAAGTGGAAAGAACTCCTCAACGGTGATAGTGATACAGCACCAACTGGAGAAATGATTGATACTGGAGCCATTATTGATAAATACGCTCAAGGCTCCGATAAGGTGCGGACCTATGTCTGGGATCCTGCTTGGTGGTATTTAGATACCACAGGTACTTTAAATATTTATCAACATAAAATTATTAATCTCTTATCTACTAATTTGCAACCTTCTAACTGGCCTTGGGATAACAATCGGGACCAAGTTCGTTCAATTAAAGTTAATCCAGGTGTCGAAGTTTCTGCCGGCATAAGTGTAGCTTCTCCTTCTGTTAGATATATGTTTGCTAATATGTCTAATTTAACGAGTGTTAGTGGCTTAGAAAATATTAAAGTTAATGTAGCAGCCAATGATTATACAGTTGATATGAGTCATTTGTTTGAAAACTGTACTAATTTAACCACTTTAGACTTGAGTACTTTGGATATGAGTCATGCTTATTACACTAGTGATATTTTTTCTGGTGATACTAAATTATCGCAACTTACTCTAGGCAATAAGACTACTTTTCCAGAAGATCCTAGTTTGCCAGCCGCTCCAGCCAAAGATAGTGATACAAATGGTAATACGCAAAAATGGCGGGCAGTTGGCACTGGTGCAACAATAGATTCACCTAAAGGAGATCGTTTAACTAGTATAGAAGTAGCTAGTCGCTATCCATATAAAGGAACTAATGGTCCTCAAGAAACTTACGTGTGGGATAATGCTTGGTGGGATTATGACCAAAACACTAAAACTTTAACAATTCATAAACATAATATTGACTTAGGAGTGACCAGTTATACTCAGTGGCCTTGGTATGATACCAAAGGAACAATTATTAATAACGTAGTTAATGTAAATATTGATCCCGGAGTTAAAGTTGATAGTACTGCTGGTATGTTCTTGGGGATGAAGGCTTTAACTTCAATTAATGGATTAGGTAATTTGGATACTGCAGCGGTTACTGATATGAGTAATATGTTTCAATCAGATACAGCTTTACGCTCGCTTCCTGATCTGAATACTTTAAATACTCAAAATGTCATAGATATGTCAGGTATGTTCCAATGGACGCCGTATTTGACGACCTTAGATTTAAGTAATTTTAATACGTCCAACGTTACTAAAATGGATAAAATGTTTATGCGGACTAGTTGGGGTACAGGATTACAAACGTTAGATATTAGTCATTTTGATATGAGCAAAGTAACGTCGTCTTCCAGTATGTTTACCAATGATACTCAATTATGGCAGTTGACATTAGGGCCTAAAGTTCAATTATCCGCCGATTGTGGTCTACCAGATGCACCCGGATCAGATAAAACTAGTATGCTCATGCCGGGAAGTCAACTTGCTGATAAACACTACAATAATACGAGTAAATGGCAAGCTGTGGGCAATGGTGGTGTCTATAATCCTACTGGAGATGCATTAACAGTTAAGGACTTAATTGCTAAATATCCTAGGGGAACTATTAATCCCTCTGAAACTTATGTTTGGGATCAACGTTGGTGGTTATTAGACAATAATACATTGACGATTTATCCTCATATTATTGATGTTAATAGTACTGGTGTGAAAGACTGGCCCTGGTATTCTGCTTTAGACGATATTAAAACTATTGACATTAAACCCGGAGTGGTTGCAAAACATAGTATTAAATCCATGTTTTATGGGATGAAGAATTTAACAACAATTTCTGGTTTATCTAATATGGATACAAGTGAGGTTACTAATTTTTATGCAATGTTCTTTTATGATAAGAAATTATTGAGTTTAGATCTGAGCAAAATGGAAATAAGTCAGGGAGCTAATACTACTGGCATCTTTGGTCAAGATAATAGTTTATGGAAAATAATCCTTGGACCAAAGACCAATTTAAAGAATTCACAATTACCAGCTGCTCCCGGAGGAGATACTTCTTTTCCGGAAAATCCTAATTATGTTAGCAGAACTTCTGATTGGCAAGAAGTATTAACTACTAATGATGATTATCATCCTTCTGGCGACACTATCAAAGCTAATGTTTTAAGTAACTATCAGGGAGATGGATCTAGTACTCACACTTATGTGTGGGTGCCAAGTGAAGCTGGATATTTAACTTTAATTAAAACACCAGAAGATGTTGAATTTAATCTTATTAACTATCCAACTTACTTTGGCTTACAAAAATCTAAGAGTGCCCAAAAATTTGAAGTTGATGATACACGCGCGATTAATAGTGACTGGCAATTGTTGGCTTATGGCAGCCAATTTAAGTCTGTTAATGGTAATAAAGGTTTAACTGGCATTGAATTTGACTACAAAGGAATCAAGTTTGGTGAGGGTACTTCAGTTATATTAAAAGATCATTCTGGATCTAAATTCAATTCTAAATATCAGTGGTCATTAACTGACAATGGTCAGCCTGGGATTCAACTTGATATTCCTACAACTTTAAGACCTGAATCTGGCAAATATCATGGGACTATTACGTATGAATTACGTAATTCTATTTAA